Proteins encoded within one genomic window of Bacillus thuringiensis:
- the hmoA gene encoding heme-degrading monooxygenase HmoA → MFIETKTFTVKEGTSNIVVERFTGEGIIEKFEGFIDLSVLVKKVRRGDEEVVVMIRWESEEAWKNWETSEEHLAGHRAGRGKPKPDHIINVDHAVYYVKSSKSAYQQL, encoded by the coding sequence ATGTTTATCGAAACGAAAACATTTACAGTAAAAGAAGGTACATCAAATATAGTTGTAGAACGTTTCACTGGAGAAGGTATTATTGAAAAATTTGAAGGCTTCATCGATTTAAGTGTTCTTGTGAAAAAAGTAAGACGCGGCGACGAAGAAGTTGTCGTAATGATTCGCTGGGAATCTGAAGAAGCATGGAAAAACTGGGAAACAAGTGAAGAACACTTAGCTGGACATAGAGCGGGCCGTGGTAAACCAAAACCAGATCATATTATTAATGTGGATCATGCGGTTTATTATGTGAAATCATCGAAATCGGCTTATCAACAGTTGTAA
- a CDS encoding MFS transporter yields MKLKNVFKNRSFFFMWIGSAISELGGGFGTLCNSILVYELTGSEMALSSMWLLYFIPSLILQLLSGPFIDKWSRKWIMIFSQWIRASVFLLPLVMLVSGSIEVWHIYVVQIVVGLITPLYTPASQAITPSIVGKEQLQDANAYIDGMTRLMMFLAPVLGGVIIHLIGTELTLAFVCMCLFVSGTFLLYIKENRTSHPNRKTWLEQFLHGFTYFFKKPIIVWLGIFLTFVQFGVGVTMVTNLPYIKDELSVGYAEYGYFMAGFPFGYVVGSILVGKVTYKSRRILMLGGLFIGGLTYISLGFNHSIVIAVIIEIIAGICIAFFNVYNTTICQQTVPNNMIGQVFSVRLFFIRSAMPLGVLVGGVLSEMWGVRALYFIIGSMICVTSLIGILLPYFKFLDGAVEEKTA; encoded by the coding sequence ATGAAATTGAAAAATGTATTTAAAAATCGTTCGTTCTTTTTTATGTGGATTGGTAGTGCAATCTCAGAATTAGGAGGGGGTTTCGGAACGTTATGTAATTCAATTCTAGTATATGAGTTAACAGGATCGGAAATGGCTTTAAGTAGTATGTGGCTATTATATTTCATCCCATCACTCATACTGCAATTATTAAGTGGCCCATTTATTGATAAATGGAGTCGGAAGTGGATTATGATTTTTTCACAATGGATACGAGCGTCCGTATTCTTATTACCTTTGGTGATGCTAGTTTCAGGTAGTATAGAAGTTTGGCACATTTATGTTGTTCAAATTGTAGTGGGACTTATTACACCGCTCTATACACCTGCAAGTCAAGCAATTACACCGAGCATTGTAGGGAAAGAACAACTTCAAGATGCAAATGCGTACATTGATGGAATGACTCGCCTTATGATGTTTCTTGCGCCGGTATTAGGCGGAGTAATCATTCATTTGATTGGAACAGAGCTTACATTAGCTTTCGTATGCATGTGTCTATTTGTTAGTGGCACTTTCTTACTTTATATAAAAGAAAATAGAACGTCGCATCCTAATCGGAAAACGTGGCTAGAACAATTTCTTCACGGTTTTACATATTTTTTCAAAAAACCAATTATTGTTTGGCTCGGTATATTTCTGACTTTCGTGCAATTTGGAGTAGGGGTAACGATGGTTACAAATCTTCCTTATATAAAAGATGAGCTGTCAGTGGGATACGCGGAGTATGGTTATTTTATGGCCGGATTTCCATTTGGCTATGTAGTTGGATCTATACTAGTTGGAAAAGTAACATATAAAAGTCGGCGTATACTTATGCTTGGAGGATTGTTTATAGGGGGACTCACATACATTTCGCTAGGTTTTAACCACAGTATTGTAATAGCGGTAATAATTGAAATAATAGCAGGTATTTGCATTGCCTTTTTCAATGTTTATAACACGACAATATGCCAGCAAACAGTCCCAAACAATATGATAGGACAAGTATTTTCAGTGCGATTATTTTTCATACGATCCGCTATGCCGTTAGGTGTGTTAGTAGGGGGAGTATTGAGTGAAATGTGGGGAGTAAGAGCACTATACTTTATTATCGGTTCCATGATATGTGTCACTTCTTTAATCGGAATATTACTTCCATATTTCAAATTTTTAGATGGGGCAGTTGAAGAGAAAACGGCATAA
- a CDS encoding ArsR/SmtB family transcription factor, which translates to MEVYHITSRKRETYNVQVKYSILFECALGIAAITHKRLIDTLEKSQSEWEEIRQSLTKEMREQLQFVEEHNTWKALLQLLYEEDFQDVSQFHAKIYSLSEEDLKYICLPFLGEKYQEKRTLAASGNVTAIHELMELTQEHQFFSTYIRFICDVDVQVLKSHLIAVMTGWYEIVIQKEEEEILSIFKRDYEAKNEMNKKMKPEEFVEWATGGVNYMPEPSVHHVLLIPQMTYRPWNIEADIEDTKVFHYPVANESIHPEDPYEPNYFLVQKHKVLGDEARLRIVKMLFEKERTLQEITERLQLGKSTVHHHLKLLRAAKLVDIHDGKYVLRKKAVQSLAKELDEFLNR; encoded by the coding sequence ATGGAGGTCTATCACATAACGAGTAGAAAGAGGGAAACTTATAACGTTCAAGTGAAATATTCGATACTTTTCGAATGCGCGCTTGGCATTGCAGCGATTACTCATAAAAGGTTAATTGATACACTTGAAAAGTCTCAAAGTGAATGGGAAGAGATTAGACAATCATTAACAAAAGAGATGAGAGAGCAATTACAGTTTGTAGAAGAACATAATACGTGGAAAGCGTTGCTTCAGTTGTTGTATGAAGAGGATTTTCAGGATGTATCGCAGTTTCATGCTAAAATCTATTCACTTTCAGAAGAAGATTTGAAGTATATATGTTTACCGTTTTTAGGAGAGAAGTACCAAGAAAAAAGAACTTTAGCGGCAAGTGGAAACGTAACTGCAATACATGAACTAATGGAACTGACACAAGAACATCAGTTTTTCTCTACGTATATTCGTTTTATATGTGATGTTGATGTACAAGTGCTAAAATCCCATTTAATTGCTGTTATGACAGGTTGGTATGAGATCGTTATTCAGAAAGAGGAAGAAGAAATACTTTCTATATTCAAACGAGACTATGAAGCAAAGAATGAAATGAATAAAAAGATGAAACCAGAAGAGTTTGTTGAGTGGGCTACAGGTGGAGTTAATTATATGCCAGAACCAAGTGTTCATCACGTGCTTCTTATCCCGCAAATGACGTACAGACCGTGGAATATTGAGGCGGATATTGAAGATACGAAAGTATTTCATTATCCAGTTGCAAACGAAAGTATTCATCCTGAAGATCCATATGAACCGAATTATTTTTTAGTTCAAAAACATAAAGTTCTTGGGGATGAAGCGAGGTTACGCATTGTAAAAATGTTGTTTGAAAAAGAACGTACATTGCAGGAAATTACAGAAAGATTGCAACTTGGTAAATCGACCGTACATCATCATTTGAAACTTTTACGTGCAGCGAAGTTAGTGGATATACATGACGGGAAATATGTATTAAGAAAGAAAGCAGTACAGTCGTTAGCGAAAGAATTAGATGAGTTTTTAAATAGATAA
- a CDS encoding NupC/NupG family nucleoside CNT transporter: MHFILNMLGIFVVILIVFLCSPNKKQIKWRPIVILIILELFITWFMLGTKLGSIIINKIASFFSWLLACANEGIRFAFPSAMENQTVDFFFSALLPIIFVITFFDILSYFGILTWIIDKVGAVISKISRLPKLESFFSIQMMFLGNTEALAVVRDQLSVLKENRLLTFGIMSMSSVSGSILGAYLSMVPATYIFSAIPLNCINALILANVLNPVEVTKEDDVVYTPSKDEKKDFFSTISNSMLVGMNMVIVILAMVIGYVALTACLNGILSFFVTGLTIQKIFSIIFSPFAFLLGLSGSDAMYVAELMGIKITTNEFVAMMDLKSNLKSLQPHTVAVATTFLASFANFSTVGMIYGTYNSLFGGEKSAIIGKNVWKLLVSGMAVSLLSAMLVGLFVW; this comes from the coding sequence ATGCATTTTATATTAAATATGTTAGGGATTTTTGTTGTCATATTAATCGTTTTTCTATGTTCGCCTAATAAAAAACAAATAAAATGGAGACCAATCGTTATTCTCATCATATTGGAGCTCTTTATTACATGGTTTATGTTAGGCACGAAGCTCGGCAGTATTATCATTAATAAAATTGCTTCATTTTTCAGTTGGTTACTAGCATGCGCGAATGAAGGTATTCGGTTTGCCTTTCCTTCCGCTATGGAAAATCAAACCGTTGATTTCTTCTTTAGTGCATTACTTCCTATCATTTTTGTTATCACGTTCTTTGATATTCTTTCGTACTTTGGAATCCTAACTTGGATTATTGATAAAGTAGGTGCAGTTATTTCAAAGATTTCTCGTTTACCAAAGTTAGAAAGTTTCTTTTCCATTCAAATGATGTTTTTAGGAAACACAGAAGCACTTGCAGTTGTTCGTGATCAGTTATCCGTTTTAAAAGAAAATCGTTTGCTGACTTTTGGAATTATGAGTATGAGTAGCGTTAGCGGATCCATTCTTGGCGCCTATTTATCAATGGTTCCAGCAACATACATTTTCAGCGCAATCCCTTTAAACTGTATTAATGCATTAATTTTAGCCAATGTATTAAATCCTGTGGAAGTTACGAAAGAAGATGATGTCGTATATACACCTTCAAAAGATGAAAAAAAAGATTTCTTTTCTACAATTTCAAACAGTATGTTAGTTGGGATGAATATGGTTATCGTTATTCTAGCTATGGTAATTGGTTATGTAGCATTAACTGCATGTTTAAATGGGATTTTAAGCTTTTTCGTCACAGGTTTAACAATTCAAAAAATCTTCTCCATTATCTTTAGCCCCTTTGCTTTTTTACTCGGTTTATCGGGCAGTGATGCGATGTATGTAGCTGAATTAATGGGGATTAAAATAACGACGAATGAATTTGTTGCAATGATGGATTTAAAATCGAACCTAAAGTCTTTACAACCACATACAGTTGCAGTTGCAACTACATTTCTAGCTTCTTTTGCTAACTTTAGTACAGTAGGTATGATTTACGGAACTTACAATTCATTATTTGGCGGAGAAAAATCAGCCATAATCGGTAAAAATGTTTGGAAGCTTCTTGTTAGCGGGATGGCAGTTTCCTTATTAAGCGCTATGCTTGTTGGGCTATTTGTATGGTAA
- a CDS encoding glutamate-5-semialdehyde dehydrogenase: MNEVLAKGKKAKEIARELVLKSTSQKNEALAAIAERLIVETVYIVEENKRDIEEGKAKGFSDSLLDRLMLNEQRIVDMAEGIKQLIDLRDPVGECVSEWERPNGLSIQEMRVPLGVVGMIYEARPNVTVDAATICLKTGNAVILRGSSSAIHSNKAIVAVIHRALKQTSLPEESVQLIEDTTRDSAKQLFTMNDYLDVLIPRGGKQLIDTVVREASVPVLETGAGNCHIFIDETADKQMAIDIIINAKTQRPSVCNAIETIVLHEKWAQQFGSELFSTLKEKGVELRGDQRALAIDSSIVRASKEDWGTEFLALTLAVKVVSSIEEAIHHINTYGSMHSEAIITEDEENVNKFFTSVDAAALYHNASTRFTDGSEFGFGAEIGISTQKLHVRGPMGLPALTSTKYVIRGNGQIRK, encoded by the coding sequence ATGAATGAAGTGTTGGCAAAGGGAAAAAAAGCGAAAGAAATTGCTAGAGAACTTGTACTAAAATCTACAAGTCAAAAAAACGAAGCACTTGCTGCAATTGCTGAAAGGCTAATAGTAGAAACAGTTTATATTGTAGAGGAAAACAAACGTGATATCGAAGAAGGGAAGGCGAAAGGATTTTCCGATTCTCTTCTTGATCGTCTTATGCTGAATGAACAGCGTATTGTTGATATGGCAGAGGGGATTAAACAGTTAATTGATTTACGTGATCCTGTTGGAGAATGTGTAAGCGAATGGGAGCGACCAAATGGATTATCTATTCAGGAGATGCGTGTACCACTTGGTGTTGTTGGCATGATTTACGAGGCAAGGCCGAATGTAACGGTAGATGCTGCTACAATTTGTTTGAAAACAGGAAACGCAGTTATATTACGAGGTAGTTCTTCTGCTATCCATTCTAACAAAGCCATCGTTGCCGTTATTCATCGAGCGCTCAAACAAACAAGCTTGCCAGAAGAAAGTGTACAGCTTATAGAAGACACAACACGGGATAGCGCAAAGCAGTTGTTTACAATGAATGATTACCTAGACGTTCTTATTCCAAGAGGTGGCAAACAATTAATTGATACTGTAGTGAGAGAAGCTTCTGTTCCAGTACTTGAAACAGGTGCGGGAAATTGTCATATTTTCATTGATGAAACGGCAGATAAGCAAATGGCAATTGATATTATTATAAATGCAAAAACGCAGCGTCCATCTGTATGTAATGCCATTGAAACGATTGTACTTCATGAGAAGTGGGCGCAGCAATTTGGTAGCGAGTTGTTTTCAACTTTGAAGGAAAAAGGTGTGGAGCTACGTGGTGATCAGAGAGCATTGGCAATTGATTCTTCAATTGTACGTGCTTCAAAAGAAGACTGGGGTACAGAATTTTTAGCACTCACGTTGGCAGTGAAAGTAGTTTCTTCTATAGAAGAAGCGATTCATCACATAAATACGTATGGATCTATGCATTCCGAAGCGATTATTACAGAGGACGAGGAAAACGTCAATAAGTTCTTCACATCTGTTGATGCAGCGGCACTGTATCATAATGCATCCACTCGTTTTACTGATGGATCTGAATTCGGATTTGGAGCAGAGATTGGTATCAGTACACAAAAGCTGCATGTAAGGGGACCAATGGGACTTCCTGCACTAACTTCTACAAAATATGTGATTCGTGGAAATGGTCAGATTCGAAAGTAA
- the proB gene encoding glutamate 5-kinase: MKKQRIVVKIGSSSLADSHGGISKEQLSDHVAALARLKEEGHEVLLITSGAVAAGFSALGYPSRPVTIKGKQAAAAVGQSLLMQAYTEEFRKYGIVTAQLLLTRSDFSRKEQYSNAYATLGELLNRAALPIINENDSISLEELTFGDNDMLSALVSGLVSADMLMIFTDVNGLYDKNPQKNADAKKYYFLPEVTEEIASLAGDAGSKLGTGGMKSKIDAAKTALSLGVSVFIGTGRGQEKFVDVLKGKGDGTYVGNAPQKEMKMNKQWIALHSVVSGQIEIDAGAATAIIQHGKSLLPAGVTNVSGFFQVGEVVEVVTQQGRVIGKGQCTYSAEELRDVKGMQSQHIQARGERHNYEVIHRDYWVSL, encoded by the coding sequence GTGAAAAAGCAACGAATTGTTGTAAAGATTGGGAGCAGTTCTTTGGCGGATAGTCATGGAGGCATTTCTAAAGAACAACTTTCAGATCATGTTGCCGCATTGGCTCGATTGAAAGAGGAAGGGCATGAAGTTTTGTTAATTACATCTGGGGCCGTTGCTGCAGGTTTTTCTGCTCTAGGATATCCTAGCAGACCTGTAACAATTAAAGGAAAACAAGCAGCTGCAGCTGTCGGACAAAGTTTGTTAATGCAGGCGTACACGGAGGAATTCCGTAAATACGGTATCGTTACTGCGCAACTTTTGCTGACGAGAAGTGATTTTTCTAGAAAAGAACAATATAGTAATGCTTACGCTACGTTAGGAGAGTTACTAAACCGTGCTGCTCTTCCAATTATTAATGAAAATGATTCCATCTCTTTAGAGGAGCTAACGTTCGGAGATAATGATATGCTGTCAGCTTTAGTAAGCGGACTTGTGTCAGCGGATATGCTTATGATTTTTACGGATGTGAACGGTTTATATGACAAAAATCCTCAGAAAAATGCGGATGCGAAAAAATATTATTTCCTTCCTGAAGTTACAGAAGAAATCGCTTCTCTTGCTGGAGATGCTGGTTCAAAACTTGGGACTGGCGGTATGAAATCAAAAATTGATGCTGCAAAGACAGCGCTATCTCTTGGTGTGAGTGTATTTATCGGAACAGGACGTGGACAGGAGAAATTTGTAGATGTTTTGAAGGGGAAAGGTGACGGAACGTATGTCGGAAATGCCCCTCAAAAAGAAATGAAGATGAACAAGCAATGGATTGCTTTGCATTCGGTTGTTAGCGGACAAATTGAAATAGACGCCGGAGCAGCTACAGCTATCATTCAGCATGGCAAGAGTCTTCTTCCAGCAGGTGTTACAAATGTGTCAGGGTTTTTCCAAGTGGGCGAAGTCGTAGAAGTTGTAACGCAACAAGGACGCGTAATAGGTAAAGGCCAATGCACGTATAGCGCAGAGGAATTAAGAGATGTAAAAGGTATGCAAAGCCAACATATTCAAGCAAGAGGCGAAAGGCATAATTATGAAGTCATCCATAGAGATTATTGGGTGTCACTTTAA
- the proC gene encoding pyrroline-5-carboxylate reductase, translating to MDKQIGFIGCGNMGMAIIGGMLNKHIVSSNHIICSDLNTTNLENASEKYGITITTDNNEVAKNADILILSIKPDLYPLVINEIKEVIKNDAIIVTIAAGKSIESTENAFNKKLKVVRVMPNTPALVGEGMSALCPNEMVTEKDLEDVLNIFNSFGQSEIVSEKLMDVVTSVSGSSPAYVYMIIEAMADAAVLDGMPRNQAYKFAAQAVLGSAKMVLETGIHPGELKDMVCSPGGTTIEAVATLEEKGLRTAIISAMQRCTQKSVELSGQTKK from the coding sequence ATGGATAAACAAATTGGATTCATCGGATGCGGAAATATGGGGATGGCTATCATTGGCGGGATGCTAAATAAACATATAGTATCTTCAAATCATATCATTTGTTCAGATTTAAACACGACAAATTTAGAAAATGCTAGTGAAAAGTACGGAATAACTATAACTACTGACAACAATGAAGTCGCTAAAAATGCTGATATTTTAATTTTATCAATTAAACCAGACTTATACCCATTAGTAATTAACGAAATTAAAGAAGTGATAAAAAACGATGCTATCATCGTTACGATCGCTGCTGGTAAAAGTATTGAAAGTACTGAAAATGCCTTTAATAAAAAATTAAAAGTTGTAAGAGTAATGCCTAATACTCCTGCTCTTGTTGGAGAAGGAATGTCTGCATTATGTCCTAATGAAATGGTGACAGAAAAAGATTTAGAAGATGTGCTAAACATTTTCAATAGTTTTGGTCAATCAGAGATTGTAAGTGAAAAGTTAATGGATGTTGTAACATCTGTAAGTGGTTCTTCACCAGCATACGTATATATGATTATAGAAGCGATGGCAGATGCTGCTGTACTAGATGGCATGCCAAGAAATCAAGCATATAAATTTGCTGCTCAGGCAGTATTAGGCTCTGCAAAAATGGTACTAGAAACAGGAATACATCCAGGTGAATTGAAAGATATGGTTTGTTCTCCTGGCGGAACAACGATAGAAGCTGTAGCAACTTTAGAGGAAAAAGGCTTACGAACAGCCATCATTTCAGCTATGCAACGTTGTACACAAAAGTCTGTCGAACTATCTGGTCAAACGAAAAAGTAA
- a CDS encoding M20/M25/M40 family metallo-hydrolase, whose amino-acid sequence MSKWQSKEQLIQLLSSLVEIPSITGTEAEVILPDFVVEQLSDLQYFKENPHHLQKNPTGDGRYFVTALVKKSDSTKNTVILVSHFDVVDVQDYGVWKEDAFNPKKLTSMFYSHKDELPGHVREDIEQGDWLFGRGTMDMKCGLTLQMAMIEQACEGRFDGNVLLLAVPDEEVNSVGMRAAVPRLLDLAREHNLDYKTVLNSEPMFSRHPGDQNKYIYTGSIGKVLPGFLCYGKETHVGEPFAGLNGSYMASLITAELELNTDLCDIVEGEASPPPTNLLQRDLKEDYSVQIPHRAVTLFNLFLLEKSMTDVVSLLRQKVTKVAEKIEESYEKHAYRFSKYNPFIPPHLKVNVLTYEELIAYAIEQHGQKKIDEIQSSIIKNREDKDDRAVTIDLVDKLAILCKEKAPMIVLFFAPPYYPAVSSRNNQLIKEVVGEMEKYAHFNHNITFENQNYFGGISDLSYVGLQNPLDSMSSLVDNMPLWDKGYSIPLQELEEFDVPVLNMGPVGKDAHQWTERLDVNYAFETLLDMLPICIEKLLVSNKITQV is encoded by the coding sequence ATGTCAAAGTGGCAATCAAAAGAACAATTGATTCAATTATTAAGCAGTCTTGTTGAAATTCCTAGTATTACCGGTACAGAAGCAGAAGTGATATTGCCAGACTTTGTTGTGGAACAATTATCTGATTTACAGTACTTCAAAGAAAACCCGCATCATTTGCAAAAAAATCCGACCGGCGACGGACGATATTTTGTTACAGCACTAGTAAAGAAAAGCGATAGTACAAAAAATACCGTAATTTTAGTTAGTCACTTTGATGTTGTAGATGTGCAAGATTACGGAGTATGGAAAGAAGATGCATTTAATCCTAAAAAGTTAACGTCTATGTTTTATTCTCATAAAGATGAACTACCGGGCCATGTACGTGAAGATATAGAACAAGGAGATTGGCTGTTTGGCAGAGGAACAATGGATATGAAATGCGGCCTCACATTACAAATGGCAATGATTGAGCAAGCCTGTGAAGGAAGATTTGACGGGAATGTTCTTTTATTGGCTGTTCCAGATGAAGAAGTAAACTCTGTAGGGATGAGGGCCGCTGTTCCGAGACTGTTAGATTTAGCAAGAGAGCATAACTTAGATTATAAAACGGTCTTAAACTCAGAGCCTATGTTTTCAAGACATCCTGGTGACCAAAATAAGTATATTTACACTGGCTCTATTGGTAAAGTGTTACCTGGTTTTCTTTGCTACGGAAAAGAGACACATGTAGGTGAACCTTTTGCAGGGTTAAATGGGAGTTATATGGCTTCATTAATAACAGCAGAATTAGAGTTAAACACAGACCTTTGTGATATTGTAGAAGGGGAAGCGAGTCCTCCGCCAACTAACTTACTTCAAAGGGACTTAAAAGAGGATTATTCTGTACAAATTCCGCATCGTGCAGTTACATTATTTAATTTGTTTTTATTAGAAAAATCAATGACAGATGTCGTTTCATTGTTACGTCAAAAAGTAACGAAAGTAGCAGAGAAAATAGAAGAGTCGTATGAAAAACATGCATATCGTTTTTCTAAATATAATCCATTCATACCGCCTCACCTCAAAGTAAATGTATTAACGTATGAAGAGCTTATCGCATATGCAATTGAACAACATGGACAAAAGAAAATAGATGAAATTCAATCTAGCATTATTAAAAATAGAGAAGATAAAGATGATCGTGCGGTAACGATTGATTTAGTAGATAAACTAGCTATTTTATGTAAAGAAAAGGCGCCGATGATTGTACTTTTCTTTGCTCCGCCATATTATCCAGCAGTAAGTTCACGCAACAACCAGTTGATTAAAGAAGTAGTTGGAGAAATGGAAAAGTATGCACACTTCAATCATAATATTACATTTGAAAACCAAAACTATTTTGGAGGAATTTCAGATTTGAGCTATGTGGGCTTACAGAACCCATTAGATTCCATGAGTTCACTTGTAGACAATATGCCATTATGGGATAAAGGTTACTCAATTCCACTTCAGGAACTAGAAGAGTTTGACGTTCCAGTATTAAATATGGGGCCAGTAGGAAAAGATGCTCATCAATGGACAGAACGTCTAGATGTAAATTACGCATTTGAAACGCTATTAGACATGTTACCGATTTGCATTGAAAAATTACTTGTTTCTAATAAAATTACACAAGTATAG
- a CDS encoding IclR family transcriptional regulator has translation MVQSIDRAISIIKLLNSTNEKEYWAISDIADRTHLPVSTVHRLLNSLIEHGLVTQISETKQYKIGPMWMEVGLRQLEKVDYRSVAREVMKRLASEVEESVYLNIPNGTHSIIIERMDSPLKIRVIDNLGEQIPLSIGAANKTMLANMKTNEMEHIVEHLLSSLPEQKHILLDQIKQIKTEGYAVSYGEKTEGTASVAAPIIGFNHKVVGALSVGLISHRINDDRLSFLISKVKQAAHEISIKIGSTSEL, from the coding sequence ATGGTACAGTCCATTGATCGAGCGATAAGTATTATAAAGTTATTAAATTCTACTAATGAAAAAGAGTATTGGGCCATTTCTGATATAGCGGACAGAACACATCTCCCAGTTAGTACAGTACATAGATTACTTAACTCTCTAATCGAGCATGGGCTAGTTACGCAAATTTCAGAAACGAAACAGTACAAAATTGGGCCAATGTGGATGGAAGTAGGATTACGTCAACTGGAGAAGGTAGACTACAGATCAGTTGCAAGAGAAGTGATGAAGCGGTTAGCCTCTGAAGTGGAAGAAAGTGTGTATTTGAACATTCCAAATGGAACGCATTCTATTATCATTGAAAGAATGGATAGCCCTTTAAAAATTCGAGTTATTGATAACTTAGGGGAACAAATTCCACTTTCAATTGGTGCTGCAAATAAAACGATGCTTGCCAATATGAAAACGAATGAAATGGAACATATTGTAGAACATTTACTTTCTTCATTACCAGAACAAAAGCACATTCTTTTAGATCAAATAAAGCAAATAAAAACTGAAGGATATGCGGTAAGTTATGGTGAAAAAACAGAAGGGACAGCTTCAGTAGCTGCACCTATTATCGGATTTAATCATAAAGTAGTAGGAGCATTAAGTGTTGGGTTAATTAGTCATCGCATAAATGATGATCGACTATCTTTTCTTATTAGTAAGGTAAAACAAGCAGCTCATGAAATATCAATAAAAATCGGCAGTACATCAGAACTATAA
- a CDS encoding amino acid permease has product MAQVNNTNNELKRTMKSRHLFMIALGGVIGTGLFNGSGFIISQAGPGGSVLAFMAGGLLMYFVMLCLGELAVAMPVSGSFQEYATKFINPATGFTIGWLYWLSWANTTGLEFTTAGITMQRWFPDIPVWVWCLIFGVTIFTINALSARSYAETEFWFSSIKVSAIIAFIILGGAAMFGLIDLKGDEPAPLLSNFVNHGGLFPNGLAAILLTMVTVNYSFQGTELVGIAAGESEDPAKTLPRSIRNIIWRTMFFFVLAIFVLVALIPWEEAGLTKSPFVAVFDNIGIPYAADIMNFVILTAVLSVANSGLYAATRMLWSLSKNEMAPAFLKKLSSRGIPLNALIMTIAISAFSLLTSVVAAETVYLWLISISGVITIIVWMSICVSQFFFRKHYLADGGKLEDLKFKTPLYPLVPILGFGLYGIILISLIFIPEQRLGIYCTVPFIIFCYTYYHFKVKKRISTNTQSETKISETM; this is encoded by the coding sequence ATGGCGCAAGTAAATAATACAAACAATGAATTAAAACGTACGATGAAAAGTAGACACTTATTCATGATTGCACTCGGTGGTGTGATTGGAACGGGTTTATTTAACGGATCCGGCTTTATTATAAGTCAAGCTGGACCTGGTGGATCCGTACTTGCCTTTATGGCCGGTGGATTATTAATGTATTTCGTTATGCTATGTCTTGGTGAACTCGCTGTAGCCATGCCCGTTTCAGGGTCTTTCCAGGAATATGCCACTAAGTTTATCAATCCTGCAACTGGCTTTACAATCGGATGGTTATATTGGTTAAGCTGGGCGAATACGACCGGCCTTGAATTTACAACTGCCGGTATTACAATGCAGCGCTGGTTTCCTGATATTCCTGTTTGGGTTTGGTGTTTAATATTTGGCGTTACAATCTTCACGATTAACGCACTATCTGCTCGTAGTTATGCAGAAACAGAATTTTGGTTTTCAAGTATCAAAGTATCTGCCATTATCGCTTTTATTATTCTTGGCGGCGCCGCTATGTTCGGTTTAATTGATTTAAAAGGCGACGAACCAGCTCCGCTATTATCAAATTTCGTAAATCATGGTGGTTTATTCCCAAATGGACTTGCAGCTATTCTATTAACAATGGTTACAGTCAATTATTCCTTCCAAGGTACAGAACTGGTCGGAATCGCAGCAGGTGAAAGTGAAGATCCAGCAAAAACTTTACCTCGTTCTATTAGAAATATTATATGGCGTACGATGTTTTTCTTCGTCTTAGCAATCTTTGTTCTTGTTGCTTTAATTCCTTGGGAAGAAGCAGGATTAACAAAAAGCCCGTTCGTTGCTGTTTTTGATAATATCGGCATTCCATATGCGGCGGATATTATGAACTTTGTTATTCTTACTGCTGTTCTTTCTGTCGCAAACTCAGGACTGTACGCGGCAACTCGTATGCTTTGGTCATTATCCAAAAACGAAATGGCTCCAGCCTTTTTAAAGAAATTATCATCACGAGGAATACCTCTAAACGCTTTAATTATGACAATTGCTATTTCTGCTTTTTCTCTTTTGACAAGCGTAGTAGCTGCTGAAACTGTTTACTTATGGTTAATTTCCATTTCTGGCGTCATAACAATCATTGTTTGGATGTCAATTTGTGTCTCTCAATTCTTTTTCCGTAAACATTATTTAGCAGACGGCGGAAAATTAGAAGACTTAAAGTTCAAAACTCCACTTTATCCACTTGTACCAATACTTGGTTTTGGATTGTACGGCATTATATTAATCAGTCTAATCTTTATCCCAGAACAACGTCTAGGAATCTATTGCACTGTCCCATTTATCATCTTTTGCTACACTTACTATCACTTTAAAGTGAAGAAAAGAATTTCTACTAACACTCAAAGTGAAACTAAAATTAGCGAGACTATGTAA